One stretch of Bacteroidota bacterium DNA includes these proteins:
- a CDS encoding M28 family peptidase, translating to MQKKFPAFDGNKAFSYLKVQTDFGPRNPNSDGHKKCLFFLESELKKFADNVKLQQFNQKGYNESLFLTNIFAQFNLLATQRILLIAHWDTRPRAEEDADPANHSKPIIGANDGASGVAVLLELARLFKATPPPIGVDILLVDGEDYGDSRKDGNTDLYFLGAKYFAKTKDPAYTPQFGILLDMVGDKDLQIPLEQNSMRSAPQLLDIVWSTAEEVHATQFIRIPGEAISDDHIALNEVGIPTIDIIDFQYPHWHTTQDTPDKCSPESLESVGTVLSAVIYTKLGK from the coding sequence ATGCAAAAAAAATTTCCGGCATTTGACGGCAATAAAGCATTTAGTTATTTGAAAGTGCAAACGGATTTCGGTCCACGCAATCCTAATTCTGACGGACATAAAAAGTGCCTGTTTTTTTTAGAGAGTGAGCTGAAAAAATTTGCCGACAACGTAAAACTTCAGCAATTCAATCAAAAAGGGTATAACGAATCGTTATTTCTGACAAATATTTTTGCTCAATTTAATCTACTTGCTACCCAACGTATTTTATTAATCGCCCATTGGGATACCCGTCCTCGTGCCGAAGAGGATGCTGATCCGGCAAATCATTCTAAACCTATCATCGGCGCAAATGATGGCGCAAGCGGGGTCGCAGTATTGTTGGAACTTGCCCGACTTTTTAAGGCAACACCTCCTCCAATCGGTGTTGATATTTTACTTGTTGATGGCGAAGATTACGGTGACTCAAGAAAGGACGGAAACACCGATCTCTATTTCCTCGGCGCAAAATATTTTGCAAAGACAAAAGATCCCGCGTATACTCCTCAATTTGGAATCTTATTGGATATGGTTGGGGACAAAGACCTGCAAATACCTCTTGAACAAAACTCAATGCGAAGTGCTCCCCAATTGTTAGATATCGTATGGTCCACAGCGGAAGAAGTTCACGCAACACAATTCATCCGAATTCCCGGAGAAGCTATTTCCGATGACCACATCGCATTAAACGAAGTCGGCATTCCAACTATCGACATCATCGATTTTCAATATCCGCACTGGCATACAACGCAAGACACTCCGGACAAATGCAGTCCGGAAAGTTTAGAATCTGTAGGCACTGTTTTATCCGCCGTCATTTACACAAAACTTGGAAAGTAA
- a CDS encoding TerC/Alx family metal homeostasis membrane protein, translating to MPLRKAIYWSIFWIALSLSFNVVIYYTHGQQKALEFLTGYIIEKSLSVDNLFVFLIVFTIFGVELRDQRRVLNYGIVGVIILRGILIILGATLVEQFHWILYFFGAMLIYAGYRVIYGEDAKIEPEKNLAVKLFRKIIPVNNSYHGHSFFIRQAGKTFATPLFVCLLVIETTDVVFAIDSIPAIFAITTDTFIILTSNLMAVLGLRSLYFVLAEVHASFVYVKYGVGVVLAFVGVKMIIVDFFKIDTVVSLSIILSILTISVILSYFKNRNPST from the coding sequence ATGCCCTTACGAAAAGCTATCTATTGGAGTATCTTCTGGATTGCGCTGTCACTTTCGTTTAATGTAGTAATTTACTACACTCACGGTCAGCAAAAAGCCCTCGAATTTCTCACCGGTTATATCATTGAAAAATCACTTTCAGTCGATAATCTGTTTGTGTTCCTCATTGTATTCACCATCTTTGGAGTCGAGTTACGGGATCAACGCCGGGTTCTCAACTACGGCATTGTTGGTGTTATTATCCTTCGCGGCATTCTCATTATATTAGGCGCAACATTGGTGGAACAGTTCCATTGGATTCTCTATTTCTTTGGGGCAATGTTAATATATGCGGGATATCGAGTTATCTATGGAGAGGATGCTAAAATTGAACCGGAAAAGAACCTTGCAGTAAAACTGTTCCGGAAGATCATACCGGTGAATAATAGCTATCATGGACACAGCTTTTTCATTAGACAAGCTGGTAAAACCTTTGCCACTCCGCTTTTTGTGTGTCTTTTAGTGATTGAGACAACAGATGTGGTTTTTGCAATAGACTCTATCCCGGCTATTTTTGCCATTACAACGGATACGTTTATCATTCTTACTTCCAATCTTATGGCGGTATTAGGACTCCGTTCTCTGTATTTCGTATTGGCTGAAGTTCATGCTTCATTTGTCTATGTTAAATATGGTGTCGGTGTAGTTTTAGCTTTTGTCGGTGTAAAAATGATAATTGTGGACTTTTTTAAGATTGATACTGTCGTTTCCTTATCTATTATCCTATCAATTCTAACGATTTCTGTTATTCTTTCCTACTTCAAAAATCGTAACCCATCAACATAA
- a CDS encoding transglycosylase SLT domain-containing protein, translating to MRKILFNTFWFVPMVIFGCFDGSFSAKSDKIFIQEEVRTKLDQKSLAILNKYGKTIRYYSERYGIDWRLVVAVIKVESRFDHSAESHRGAKGFMQIMPATQTEIAEKFGLESEAFDDPHGNIRGGIFYLARLYKQFGDDGLSEENRVKFTLAAYNAGSGRVNDAQKMAEYVNDNPKEWKSVKNSLSLLSKKYSSLHKFVWEEKKPTNGYFKGWKETSNYVESVITYYDEYRKVFDKKA from the coding sequence ATGAGAAAGATTCTGTTCAATACTTTCTGGTTTGTGCCAATGGTGATTTTTGGTTGTTTCGATGGCTCATTTTCAGCAAAGTCTGATAAGATCTTTATTCAGGAAGAAGTCAGAACAAAACTTGACCAAAAATCCTTAGCAATTCTGAATAAATATGGTAAGACGATACGCTACTATTCCGAACGATATGGGATAGATTGGCGATTGGTTGTAGCTGTCATCAAAGTAGAATCGAGATTTGATCATTCTGCTGAAAGCCATAGAGGTGCAAAAGGTTTCATGCAAATTATGCCTGCTACACAGACCGAAATTGCTGAAAAATTCGGACTGGAAAGCGAAGCATTTGATGATCCGCATGGTAATATCCGCGGAGGCATTTTCTATCTGGCAAGACTCTACAAACAGTTCGGAGATGATGGATTGAGTGAAGAAAACAGAGTTAAATTTACACTTGCTGCATACAATGCAGGTTCCGGTAGGGTAAATGATGCTCAAAAGATGGCTGAATATGTCAATGATAACCCTAAAGAATGGAAATCTGTAAAAAACTCCCTTTCTTTATTATCAAAAAAATACTCATCATTACATAAATTTGTATGGGAAGAGAAAAAACCTACAAACGGCTATTTCAAAGGTTGGAAAGAAACATCAAATTATGTTGAATCGGTAATAACTTACTACGATGAATATAGAAAGGTCTTTGATAAAAAGGCTTAA
- a CDS encoding arginine decarboxylase, pyruvoyl-dependent — MSFVPAKMFFTKGVGRHKDYLQSFELALRNAGIEKCNLVTVSSIYPPKCKRISVADGLKVLEPGQVTFCVMARNATNEPNRLVASSIGVAMAADDSQYGYLSEHHPFGETEEKAGEYAEDLAATMLATTLGLEFDPNVAWDEREKHFKMSGKILKTFNVTQSAEGDKDGKWTTVISAAVLLS, encoded by the coding sequence TTGTCATTCGTCCCAGCCAAAATGTTCTTCACCAAAGGCGTCGGCAGACACAAAGATTATCTGCAGTCATTCGAACTTGCCTTACGTAACGCCGGCATTGAAAAATGCAATCTTGTAACCGTATCCAGCATCTATCCCCCAAAGTGTAAACGCATCTCCGTTGCCGACGGATTAAAAGTACTTGAACCAGGACAAGTGACATTTTGTGTTATGGCAAGAAACGCCACAAATGAGCCTAATCGACTAGTAGCATCCTCCATTGGTGTTGCAATGGCTGCTGACGATTCTCAATACGGTTACCTTTCTGAGCATCATCCTTTTGGCGAAACGGAAGAAAAAGCAGGTGAATATGCTGAAGACCTAGCCGCCACCATGTTGGCAACGACTCTAGGGCTTGAATTTGACCCTAATGTTGCTTGGGATGAGCGTGAAAAGCACTTTAAAATGAGCGGAAAGATCCTTAAAACGTTTAATGTTACCCAATCTGCTGAGGGCGATAAAGACGGAAAGTGGACGACTGTAATTTCAGCCGCTGTCCTCCTTTCATAA
- the tyrS gene encoding tyrosine--tRNA ligase: protein MPFPSLNEQMDLIKRGVSEIIPEADLVQKIEKSIKTNKPMNVKLGCDPSRPDLHLGHSVVLRKLRQFQDLGHTAILIVGDFTGMIGDPSGKSKTRPSLTLEETRKNGESYFDQAKKILSDKNVKMIYNSEWLGKMSFADVIKLTSKYTVSQMLEREDFHTRFNKEEPISLHEFLYPLAQAMDSVAIESDVELGGTDQKFNLLVGRSIQREFGKDAQVILTMPILPGTDGIEKMSKSLDNYIGISDSPREIFGKTLSIPDRLMYDFFVLATNIPNSQLAEIKSAIENDPRNTKRRLAKEIVTLYHDKEAAQAAEDEFDRIFVKKDLPDIIEEMNFGSKGDSVNILQLLTDTKLVPSKGEARRLIEQGGVTINNEKITDSKIDVQLTEPKIIKVGKRKFLKIIPS from the coding sequence ATGCCATTTCCTTCACTTAACGAACAGATGGACCTAATTAAACGAGGCGTTTCGGAGATCATCCCCGAAGCAGACCTCGTTCAGAAAATTGAAAAATCGATCAAAACCAACAAGCCGATGAATGTTAAACTCGGGTGCGATCCAAGCCGTCCGGATCTTCATTTGGGACATTCTGTTGTACTTCGTAAACTTCGTCAGTTTCAAGACTTAGGACATACAGCAATTCTTATTGTGGGAGATTTCACCGGGATGATTGGAGACCCATCGGGAAAAAGCAAAACGCGTCCTTCCCTAACACTTGAAGAGACTCGAAAGAACGGCGAAAGTTATTTTGACCAGGCAAAGAAAATTTTATCCGACAAGAATGTCAAAATGATTTACAATTCTGAGTGGCTAGGGAAAATGAGTTTTGCAGATGTGATTAAGCTAACGAGTAAATATACAGTTTCACAGATGCTGGAGCGGGAAGATTTCCATACACGGTTCAATAAAGAAGAACCTATCTCGCTTCACGAGTTTCTCTATCCCCTTGCGCAAGCGATGGATTCTGTTGCAATCGAAAGTGATGTGGAACTGGGCGGCACGGATCAAAAATTCAATCTGCTTGTCGGCCGTTCAATCCAGCGCGAGTTCGGAAAGGACGCACAGGTTATTTTAACAATGCCCATCCTTCCGGGAACAGATGGTATTGAAAAAATGAGCAAGTCGCTTGATAATTATATTGGTATCAGTGATTCACCCCGCGAGATTTTTGGCAAAACACTTTCCATTCCTGATAGATTGATGTATGATTTTTTTGTGCTGGCAACGAACATTCCAAATTCGCAACTAGCGGAAATCAAATCGGCAATCGAAAACGATCCACGAAATACGAAACGTCGTTTAGCAAAAGAAATCGTTACGTTATATCATGATAAAGAAGCGGCACAAGCGGCAGAAGATGAATTCGACAGAATCTTCGTAAAGAAGGATCTTCCCGATATCATTGAAGAGATGAATTTTGGATCAAAAGGAGATTCCGTAAACATCTTGCAGCTTTTGACCGACACGAAACTTGTTCCTTCGAAAGGCGAAGCTCGACGGCTGATTGAACAAGGCGGCGTGACGATCAATAATGAAAAAATTACAGACTCCAAAATTGATGTCCAACTGACAGAACCGAAGATCATTAAAGTGGGAAAACGAAAATTTCTCAAGATCATTCCGTCTTGA
- the smpB gene encoding SsrA-binding protein SmpB: MEKQKEEHASISNRRARFEYEILDSYEAGIVLKGSEVKSLRAGKANLQDSYALIKNGEVWLINMHISPYEQANQFNHDPIRTRKLLLNKSEIAKLNVKTNEKGLTLVPLKLYFKKGNAKVQLGIAKGKKLHDKRESIKERDVEREMRRNS, from the coding sequence ATGGAAAAACAAAAAGAAGAACATGCATCAATTTCCAACCGCCGCGCACGCTTTGAGTATGAAATTCTCGATTCGTACGAGGCAGGAATTGTTTTAAAAGGCTCAGAAGTAAAATCATTGCGTGCCGGAAAAGCCAATCTGCAGGACAGTTATGCTTTAATCAAGAATGGCGAAGTGTGGCTGATAAATATGCATATCAGTCCATACGAACAGGCAAACCAATTCAATCATGACCCTATCCGAACACGGAAATTGCTGCTGAATAAAAGCGAAATTGCGAAACTTAACGTGAAAACGAATGAAAAAGGATTAACGTTGGTGCCGTTGAAATTGTACTTTAAAAAAGGAAATGCCAAAGTACAACTCGGAATTGCCAAAGGTAAAAAATTACACGACAAACGGGAATCGATAAAAGAACGCGATGTTGAACGCGAAATGCGACGAAATTCATAA
- the guaA gene encoding glutamine-hydrolyzing GMP synthase, with translation MKHTESILILDFGSQFTQLIARRIRELNVYCEIHPFNVPFDKISTFHPKGIIFSGGPSSVYATDAPIPDARIYEMNLPILGVCYGLQLIAFQNGGEVNKAPRREFGRAQLLMDDHTDIFRSLGAQTEVWMSHGDEVTKMPVGYEKIAHSENAGICAIRNSQKKIYGIQFHPEVVHTTEGKKVLSNFVKDICGCSGNWNAESFIENTIADIRSKVGNKKVLCALSGGVDSSVAAVLLHKAIGDQLFCIHIDNGLMRRGESAQVIKTFRDEYHIALDFVDGTEIFLTRLKGVIEPEQKRKIIGKTFIDIFEEEAKKVSGAEFLAQGTLYPDVIESVSFKGPSQTIKTHHNVGGLPEKMNLKLIEPFRELFKDEVREVGRKLGLSDNLIDRHPFPGPGLAIRILGEITRERLEILRSADDIFIGELRNQNLYNATWQAFAVLLPVQSVGVMGDERTYENTVAIRAVTSVDGMTADWAHLPYTFLADVSNRIINEVRGINRVVYDISSKPPATIEWE, from the coding sequence ATGAAGCATACTGAATCCATTCTTATTCTCGACTTTGGCTCCCAATTTACACAACTCATTGCGCGACGCATACGCGAACTGAATGTGTATTGCGAGATTCATCCGTTCAATGTTCCATTCGATAAAATCTCTACCTTTCATCCAAAAGGAATTATTTTTTCCGGAGGTCCATCAAGCGTCTATGCGACTGATGCTCCGATTCCCGATGCAAGAATTTACGAAATGAATCTTCCGATTTTAGGAGTTTGTTACGGGTTGCAGCTAATCGCTTTTCAAAATGGCGGAGAAGTAAATAAAGCACCAAGACGCGAATTTGGTCGGGCTCAGTTATTGATGGATGATCATACCGATATTTTTAGGAGTCTCGGAGCTCAGACGGAAGTGTGGATGAGTCACGGCGATGAGGTGACCAAAATGCCCGTAGGGTATGAAAAGATCGCTCATTCAGAAAACGCTGGGATTTGTGCGATCCGAAATTCTCAAAAAAAAATTTATGGAATTCAATTCCATCCGGAAGTTGTACATACCACCGAAGGGAAAAAAGTTCTCTCCAATTTTGTTAAAGACATTTGCGGCTGTTCTGGTAACTGGAATGCTGAATCGTTCATCGAAAATACCATCGCCGATATTCGTTCAAAAGTTGGGAATAAAAAAGTTCTCTGCGCATTGAGCGGTGGAGTAGATTCATCTGTTGCGGCAGTGTTACTGCATAAAGCAATTGGGGATCAGTTGTTCTGTATTCATATTGACAACGGTCTGATGCGTCGCGGTGAAAGCGCGCAAGTGATTAAAACATTTCGGGACGAATATCATATTGCTCTCGATTTTGTTGACGGAACGGAGATCTTTCTTACGCGCCTGAAAGGGGTGATCGAACCCGAACAAAAAAGAAAGATTATCGGCAAAACCTTTATTGATATTTTTGAGGAAGAGGCGAAAAAGGTTTCCGGGGCAGAGTTTTTGGCTCAAGGGACTTTGTATCCTGATGTGATCGAATCTGTTTCTTTCAAAGGTCCTTCGCAGACAATCAAAACGCATCACAATGTCGGTGGTCTTCCTGAAAAAATGAACCTTAAATTGATTGAACCGTTCCGAGAATTATTTAAGGACGAAGTTCGGGAGGTTGGCCGAAAGCTTGGATTATCCGATAATTTAATTGATCGTCACCCTTTTCCCGGACCGGGGCTTGCCATTCGTATTCTTGGCGAAATTACAAGAGAACGACTGGAGATACTCCGCAGCGCCGATGATATCTTTATAGGTGAATTACGAAATCAAAATCTTTATAATGCTACCTGGCAGGCGTTTGCCGTTTTGCTTCCTGTGCAGTCTGTTGGCGTTATGGGTGACGAACGGACGTATGAAAATACCGTAGCAATTCGAGCTGTAACAAGTGTTGACGGAATGACTGCTGATTGGGCGCACTTACCTTATACGTTTCTTGCTGATGTTTCCAACAGAATCATCAATGAAGTGCGTGGCATTAACCGTGTTGTCTATGATATTAGTTCAAAACCTCCTGCCACCATTGAATGGGAGTAA
- a CDS encoding ABC transporter ATP-binding protein, whose amino-acid sequence MIELKHLRKTFGSFVAVDDVSLSIPSGEFFGFLGPNGAGKTTTIKMMTGLFSPSSGQIVINGFDVVQQPLEAKATFGYIPDHPYLYDKLTGREFIYYMGGLYKMEKNDLKENVERVIDLLELASWVDKKTEDYSQGMRQRVTFAAAFVHKPKTIIIDEPMVGLDPRSARIVKDSLKQQSKDGSSIFMSTHILEMAEELCDRIGIINKSKIIFLDTRENLHLHKTKYDGNLESVFLELTKEEDEK is encoded by the coding sequence ATGATTGAGCTTAAACATCTGCGAAAAACATTCGGATCATTTGTCGCTGTTGATGATGTATCACTTTCCATTCCTTCGGGAGAATTTTTCGGATTCCTCGGACCTAACGGTGCGGGAAAAACGACGACAATAAAGATGATGACAGGATTGTTTTCCCCTTCGTCAGGACAAATCGTCATCAACGGTTTTGATGTTGTTCAACAGCCGTTAGAAGCAAAAGCGACATTTGGATATATCCCTGATCATCCATACTTGTATGATAAACTGACAGGCCGCGAGTTTATTTATTACATGGGTGGGTTGTACAAAATGGAAAAGAACGATCTGAAAGAAAATGTAGAGCGTGTGATCGATCTTTTGGAATTAGCGAGTTGGGTTGATAAAAAGACGGAGGATTATTCACAAGGGATGCGTCAACGTGTAACATTCGCCGCAGCGTTTGTTCATAAACCGAAGACCATCATCATTGATGAACCGATGGTCGGTCTTGATCCGCGGAGTGCAAGAATTGTGAAGGATTCATTGAAGCAGCAGTCAAAGGATGGCTCATCAATTTTCATGTCCACACATATCTTAGAAATGGCGGAAGAATTGTGCGACAGGATAGGGATTATTAATAAAAGCAAAATTATTTTTCTCGACACACGGGAAAACCTGCATTTGCATAAGACCAAATATGATGGAAATCTTGAATCAGTATTTCTCGAATTGACGAAAGAAGAAGACGAGAAGTGA
- a CDS encoding ABC transporter substrate-binding protein yields the protein MKLFSCFVLMIVSLLSAQEQEVYFNQLAEEYFLLGMRQYSQKDYKPASQSFQRSIESFPMNHRITAAMVMEAKSEYALKNYPHASELCDSILAKFPASLYREDVLFTRGMCYYNQGDILRAFSEMIQTFSIAQQRMNKEHSYRVIENLASEYFTEQQVESAITDSTQPELKNLFLVILAEKYFQAGNNDEAKSRINRIDHSLADQMLQYRINRLLSQIEKGNLIRIGVLLPLQKSSAIETREKKIAAEVLEGIQLAISDYEERMTPGQVSMELDVQDSEKDSAKIYTIISAWSENSNIIGIIGPVFSNETMAAAKIAQEYSIPIISPTATDEGISSLGKFVFQANSTNGAKGKTMAQYAVNILGVKNIAVLSSAVQSSAIQTDSFIVEAKRLGANIVIDRRFKRNESDLRSYIRAIRMEAVNLRPDYVIDLKGKINVGEITRKLVSADVKFSYIDSVIASTGLFNLTPFFGSNAKTIADSLKLPAKRTLRYVDSLRYPVSAIDLIYSSISNGHEIGVLTSQLTFYNIKAILLGSGDWNDANELDLNKRYADGVIFGADRWIERKDQTTALYSKYSQKYGKQISDNVLFGYDAMSMLIKQFSQGALSREQLSEALGTVVEFAGIRNAITLKADRVNTALHMLQFKNGAVSKLQTYSAH from the coding sequence ATGAAATTATTTTCCTGTTTTGTGTTAATGATTGTTTCGCTCCTTTCTGCGCAAGAGCAGGAGGTCTATTTCAATCAACTTGCCGAAGAGTATTTCTTATTGGGTATGCGTCAATATTCCCAAAAGGATTACAAACCAGCATCACAATCATTCCAGCGATCTATTGAAAGTTTTCCGATGAATCATCGAATAACAGCAGCCATGGTGATGGAAGCAAAATCGGAATATGCGTTGAAGAATTATCCCCATGCTTCCGAATTATGTGATTCTATTCTGGCGAAATTTCCCGCATCACTCTATAGAGAAGACGTATTGTTTACCCGAGGAATGTGTTACTATAATCAAGGCGATATCCTGCGTGCATTTAGTGAGATGATCCAGACATTTTCCATTGCTCAGCAACGGATGAATAAGGAACACTCTTACAGAGTGATCGAGAATCTTGCATCAGAATATTTTACTGAGCAGCAGGTTGAATCTGCTATTACAGATTCTACACAGCCGGAATTGAAAAATCTGTTCTTGGTGATTCTTGCTGAAAAATATTTTCAAGCAGGAAATAATGATGAGGCAAAATCCCGCATCAATCGCATCGATCATTCGTTAGCCGATCAAATGCTACAGTATCGAATCAATCGTCTTCTTTCGCAGATTGAGAAGGGAAATCTTATACGGATTGGAGTATTGCTCCCGTTGCAGAAATCATCGGCAATTGAAACACGGGAGAAAAAAATTGCTGCCGAAGTTCTGGAGGGAATTCAACTAGCGATAAGCGATTATGAAGAACGTATGACTCCGGGCCAAGTTTCCATGGAATTGGATGTTCAGGATTCCGAAAAGGACTCGGCAAAAATCTATACTATCATTTCTGCATGGTCGGAAAATAGTAATATTATTGGAATCATTGGTCCCGTGTTCAGCAATGAAACAATGGCCGCAGCAAAGATCGCGCAGGAATATTCTATCCCAATCATTTCACCAACGGCAACGGATGAAGGAATTTCATCGCTGGGGAAATTTGTTTTTCAGGCGAATTCAACAAACGGAGCAAAGGGAAAGACGATGGCGCAGTATGCTGTTAATATTCTCGGGGTAAAGAATATTGCAGTGTTAAGCTCTGCCGTTCAATCTTCCGCCATTCAGACGGATTCGTTTATTGTTGAGGCAAAACGTCTTGGGGCAAATATTGTTATCGACAGGAGATTTAAAAGAAATGAATCGGATCTCCGTTCATACATTCGTGCAATACGAATGGAAGCGGTTAACCTTCGACCGGATTATGTGATTGACTTAAAAGGGAAGATCAATGTTGGAGAAATAACACGAAAACTTGTGTCTGCGGACGTTAAATTTTCTTATATCGATTCTGTTATAGCGTCAACAGGTCTATTTAATTTGACTCCATTTTTTGGCAGCAATGCAAAGACCATTGCGGATTCATTGAAACTGCCCGCAAAAAGAACGCTGAGGTATGTTGATAGTTTACGATATCCTGTTTCTGCAATCGATCTGATTTATTCTTCAATTTCCAATGGACATGAAATCGGTGTCTTAACATCGCAGCTGACATTTTACAATATCAAAGCAATACTTCTAGGCTCTGGTGATTGGAATGATGCGAACGAACTTGATTTGAATAAACGATATGCTGATGGTGTTATTTTTGGAGCAGATCGCTGGATTGAACGTAAAGATCAGACAACTGCACTCTATTCAAAATATTCACAAAAATACGGGAAACAGATATCCGACAATGTTTTGTTTGGATATGATGCAATGTCGATGCTCATCAAACAGTTCAGCCAAGGTGCATTATCGCGAGAACAACTTTCGGAAGCACTTGGTACTGTTGTTGAATTTGCAGGGATCAGGAATGCGATTACCTTAAAAGCAGATAGGGTGAATACTGCGCTGCATATGTTACAATTTAAGAATGGCGCAGTATCAAAATTACAAACCTATTCAGCGCACTGA
- the radC gene encoding DNA repair protein RadC, with protein MPRTKINEPPIRYSTIKEWPEDERPREKLMKHGAASLSDSELLAILINIGTENISAVDVAKKLIHEYKSLRNIGSLSVADLKQKKNKGIGTAKAVTIVAAFELARRFTWKETELDKPIQSPGDIQKRFGSQLRDLKQEVFMVISLTSSNKIIQDRIITKGLLNSSLTHPREVFREAILDNAASVILLHNHPSGNLEPSREDISITKQIVEAGKIIGISVHDHIIIGGDGYTSLMERGLM; from the coding sequence ATGCCTCGCACAAAAATCAATGAACCACCTATTCGATATTCCACCATTAAGGAATGGCCCGAAGACGAACGCCCGCGCGAAAAATTGATGAAGCATGGTGCCGCTTCGCTTTCGGATTCTGAACTTCTAGCAATTTTGATTAATATTGGTACGGAAAATATCTCGGCGGTGGATGTTGCCAAAAAACTCATCCATGAATACAAATCCCTCAGAAATATCGGTTCACTCTCTGTCGCAGATCTTAAACAAAAAAAGAACAAAGGGATCGGAACGGCAAAAGCTGTGACGATTGTGGCGGCGTTCGAACTTGCCAGAAGGTTCACTTGGAAAGAGACAGAGTTGGATAAACCGATCCAATCTCCGGGAGATATTCAGAAGCGATTCGGATCTCAGCTGCGGGATTTAAAGCAGGAAGTCTTTATGGTTATTAGCTTAACCAGTTCGAACAAGATCATTCAGGATCGTATCATCACGAAAGGTTTGCTTAATTCGTCGTTGACGCATCCTCGTGAAGTTTTTCGCGAAGCTATTTTGGATAATGCCGCCAGTGTCATTTTATTGCATAACCATCCCAGTGGAAATCTGGAACCGAGTCGAGAAGATATTTCCATCACCAAACAGATTGTAGAGGCAGGGAAAATCATCGGTATTTCGGTGCACGATCATATCATCATCGGCGGGGACGGATATACGAGTTTGATGGAACGCGGGTTGATGTAA
- a CDS encoding pentapeptide repeat-containing protein, with product MKHIFEDKTFKGINFSRKGFVKGEYENCSFENCLFLKTDLANVNFIDCTFHGCDLSLAKITDSVFRDNIFKECKLSGLQFEQCNKILFSADFEECILNLSSFNKLSLKKTKFKNCSLQEVDFSECDLSESLFDNCNLMRAKFERTVLVKADFRTSYNYSIDPEINRIKKAKFSTTGIVGLLHKYDIEIE from the coding sequence ATGAAACATATCTTTGAAGACAAAACATTTAAGGGAATCAACTTTTCTCGGAAGGGATTTGTGAAAGGTGAATATGAAAACTGTTCCTTTGAAAATTGCCTCTTTTTGAAAACTGATTTGGCAAATGTTAATTTTATAGATTGTACATTTCATGGATGTGATCTTAGTTTAGCAAAAATAACGGATTCAGTCTTTCGAGACAATATTTTCAAAGAATGTAAGCTTTCAGGATTACAGTTCGAACAGTGCAATAAAATTCTGTTTTCTGCCGATTTTGAAGAATGTATCCTTAACCTTTCCAGTTTTAATAAGCTCAGTCTAAAAAAAACGAAATTTAAAAATTGTTCTCTCCAAGAAGTTGATTTTAGTGAATGTGATTTGAGCGAATCACTGTTTGATAACTGTAACCTTATGAGAGCAAAATTTGAAAGAACTGTATTGGTTAAGGCAGATTTTCGAACTTCGTATAATTATTCGATTGATCCAGAAATAAATCGTATTAAGAAAGCGAAATTTTCAACGACTGGAATTGTTGGTTTATTGCATAAATACGATATTGAAATAGAATAA
- the mce gene encoding methylmalonyl-CoA epimerase: MIKKISHIGVAVKNLGISSDLFSKLFEQPSPHTETVAEQKATITFFPVGESSIELIESTSEDSSISKFIEKRGEGIHHICLEVENIKSEIERLKKHNFQFMSDVPSAGGDGYWVAFIHPKSANGVLIELCEKMQ, encoded by the coding sequence ATGATAAAAAAAATTAGCCATATTGGTGTAGCTGTAAAGAATCTTGGAATATCATCCGATCTTTTTTCAAAATTGTTTGAACAACCCTCACCGCATACTGAAACGGTGGCCGAACAAAAAGCAACGATCACATTTTTTCCTGTCGGAGAGAGTTCGATAGAACTTATTGAATCAACTTCGGAAGATTCTTCCATTTCAAAGTTTATCGAAAAACGGGGTGAAGGGATTCATCACATCTGCTTGGAAGTGGAAAATATAAAATCTGAAATTGAGCGGTTGAAAAAACACAATTTTCAGTTTATGAGTGATGTCCCTTCTGCCGGTGGAGATGGATATTGGGTTGCATTTATCCATCCAAAATCCGCAAACGGAGTTTTGATTGAGCTGTGTGAGAAAATGCAATAG